Proteins co-encoded in one Gossypium arboreum isolate Shixiya-1 chromosome 11, ASM2569848v2, whole genome shotgun sequence genomic window:
- the LOC108465264 gene encoding BTB/POZ domain-containing protein At5g48800, which yields MDKQQHHQLSLAKSSRQRCNEWIFRDVKSDITIEVNGGTFALHKFPLVSRSGRIRKLVAEHRDSDISRVELLNLPGGAETFELAAKFCYGINFEITSSNVAQLCCVSDYLEMTEEFSKDNLGSRAEEYLESIVCKNLEMCVEVLQQCENLLPLADELKIVSRCIDAIASKACAEQIASSFSRLEYSSSGRLHMNRQAKCDGDWWIEDLSVIRIDLYQRVMTAMKCRGVRPESIGASLVNYAQKELTKKSSLWNPSGHTKIDLFSTDHERLVVETIVSLLPVEKLAVPITFLFGLLRSAVMLDCSIACRLDLERRIGSQLDIATLDDLLIPSFRHAGDTLFDVDTVQRILVNFSQQDDSEDDMDDASVFESDSPHSPSQGALFKVSKLVDNYLAEIAPDANLKLAKFMAIAETLPTHARTIHDGLYRAIDIYLKAHQGLPDADKKKLCKLIDFQKLSQEAGAHAAQNERLPLQSIVQVLYFEQLRLRNALCCSYADDDRKPVNHQSWRISSSALSAAMSPKDNYASLRRENRELKLELARMRMRLNDLEKEHVCMKRDMAKSSSRKFMSSFTKKIGGLSLFGHSSSRGSSSPSRQSYRTDSKVIERTCASTD from the exons ATGGACAAGCAGCAGCATCACCAGCTGTCTTTGGCAAAGAGTTCCAGGCAGCGTTGCAATGAATG GATCTTTCGGGATGTTAAAAGTGATATCACAATAGAAGTAAATGGAGGGACTTTTGCTCTACACAAG TTTCCTCTTGTTTCTCGAAGCGGGAGAATCAGGAAGCTAGTTGCAGAACATAGAGATTCCGATATCTCGAGAGTGGAGCTACTGAATTTACCTGGCGGTGCTGAGACATTCGAGTTGGCTGCTAAATTTTGTTATGGCATTAACTTTGAAATTACATCTTCAAATGTGGCTCAGCTTTGTTGTGTTTCTGATTACCTTGAAATGACTGAGGAGTTTTCAAAGGATAATCTCGGCTCGCGAGCTGAAGAGTATCTCGAAAGTATTGTTTGCAAGAACCTGGAGATGTGTGTTGAAGTTTTACAACAATGTGAAAACTTACTTCCTCTTGCAGATGAGCTGAAAATTGTTAGCCGTTGCATTGATGCAATAGCTTCAAAGGCTTGTGCCGAGCAAATAGCATCGAGCTTCTCCCGTTTAGAATACAGTAGTTCAGGGAGACTTCATATGAACAGGCAAGCCAAATGTGATGGAGACTGGTGGATAGAAGATCTTTCTGTTATTCGTATTGATTTGTATCAAAGAGTCATGACAGCGATGAAATGTCGCGGTGTTCGTCCCGAGAGTATTGGCGCGTCGCTTGTAAATTATGCTCAGAAGGAACTGACTAAGAAATCCAGTTTGTGGAATCCTTCTGGCCACACGAAAATTGATTTGTTTTCAACTGACCATGAACGCCTCGTGGTTGAGACGATTGTCAGCCTTTTACCTGTTGAGAAACTTGCTGTTCCCATCACTTTCCTTTTTGGACTTCTTAGAAGTGCAGTGATGCTTGATTGCAGTATCGCTTGTAGGCTTGATCTAGAGCGGAGGATCGGTTCCCAGTTGGATATTGCAACTCTTGACGACCTTTTGATCCCATCTTTTCGGCATGCAGGTGACACCTTATTCGACGTTGATACAGTTCAAAGAATATTGGTAAATTTTTCTCAGCAAGATGATAGTGAAGATGATATGGATGATGCATCTGTTTTCGAATCGGATAGTCCTCATTCACCATCACAAGGTGCATTATTTAAAGTTTCAAAGTTGGTGGATAATTACCTTGCTGAAATTGCTCCTGATGCAAACCTCAAGCTTGCGAAGTTCATGGCGATTGCAGAGACTTTACCTACACATGCTCGTACTATCCATGACGGGCTATATCGAGCCATTGATATTTACCTGAAA GCTCATCAGGGTTTACCGGATGCGGACAAGAAGAAGCTCTGCAAGTTGATTGATTTCCAAAAGCTCTCACAAGAAGCCGGAGCACATGCTGCACAAAACGAACGACTTCCCCTCCAATCGATAGTCCAAGTTCTTTACTTTGAGCAATTAAGGCTGAGAAATGCTTTGTGCTGCTCTTATGCCGATGATGACCGCAAGCCGGTAAATCACCAATCATGGCGGATCAGCAGCAGTGCACTCAGTGCAGCAATGTCTCCGAAAGACAACTATGCATCTTTGAGGCGAGAAAACCGGGAGCTAAAACTTGAGCTGGCTCGGATGCGGATGAGATTAAACGATCTAGAGAAAGAACACGTTTGTATGAAGAGAGATATGGCTAAGTCTAGTTCTCGTAAATTTATGAGTTCCTTCACGAAGAAGATAGGTGGACTAAGCTTATTTGGACATAGTTCTTCGAGAGGATCAAGTTCGCCCTCAAGGCAATCCTACAGAACGGATTCTAAGGTGATTGAGAGGACATGTGCAAGCACTGATTAG